One Cricetulus griseus strain 17A/GY chromosome 5, alternate assembly CriGri-PICRH-1.0, whole genome shotgun sequence genomic window carries:
- the Dyrk3 gene encoding dual specificity tyrosine-phosphorylation-regulated kinase 3 isoform X3 — MMIDETKCPPCSNTLCNPSEAPLSRRLNNTTEPLIRDRTQHFVNGSEMKVEQLFQEFGNRRSNTLQSDGISNPEKCSPVSQGKSSESLNTVKSVSLSKTSKVLPLTPEQALKQYKHHLTAYEKLEIISYPEIYFVGPNAKKRQGVIGGPNNGGYDDADGAYIHVPRDHLAYRYEVLKIIGKGSFGQVARVYDHKLRQYVALKMVRNEKRFHRQAAEEIRILEHLKKQDKTGSMNVIHMLESFTFRNHVCMAFELLSIDLYELIKKNKFQGFSVQLVRKFAQSILQSLDALHKNKIIHCDLKPENILLKHHGRSATKVIDFGSSCFEYQKLYTYIQSRFYRAPEIILGCRYSTPIDIWSFGCILAELLTGQPLFPGEDEGDQLACMMELLGMPPPKLLEQSKRAKYFINSKGLPRYCSMTTQADGRVVLQGGRSRRGKKRGPPGSKDWATALKGCEDYLFIEFLKRCLQWDPSARLTPAQALRHPWISKSAPRPLTMDKVSGKRIVNPTTAFQGLSSKLPPVVGIASKLKANLMSETSGSIPLCSVLPKLIS; from the coding sequence AATACCACTGAGCCATTGATCAGAGATCGCACTCAGCACTTCGTGAATGGAAGTGAAATGAAGGTAGAACAGCTGTTTCAAGAATTTGGCAACAGGAGATCCAATACGCTTCAGTCCGATGGCATCAGCAACCCTGAAAAGTGCTCTCCTGTTTCTCAGGGGAAGAGTTCCGAAAGCCTGAACACGGTGAAATCTGTCAGTTTATCCAAAACGTCAAAAGTGCTGCCGCTGACTCCCGAGCAAGCTCTGAAGCAGTACAAACACCACCTCACTGCCTACGAGAAGCTGGAAATCATCAGTTACCCAGAAATCTACTTTGTGGGGCCAAATGCCAAAAAGCGACAAGGAGTTATTGGTGGTCCTAATAACGGGGGATATGATGATGCAGATGGAGCCTATATCCATGTGCCCCGAGACCATCTAGCCTACCGCTATGAGGTGCTGAAAATCATTGGCAAGGGGAGTTTTGGACAGGTTGCCCGTGTCTACGATCACAAACTTCGACAGTACGTGGCCCTCAAAATGGTGCGTAATGAGAAGCGTTTCCATCGCCAGGCAGCCGAGGAGATCCGGATTTTGGAGCATCTTAAAAAGCAAGATAAGACTGGAAGCATGAATGTTATCCACATGCTAGAAAGTTTCACCTTCCGGAACCATGTGTGCATGGCCTTTGAATTGCTAAGCATAGACCTGTATgagctcattaaaaaaaacaaatttcaggGCTTCAGCGTCCAGTTGGTTCGCAAGTTTGCCCAATCCATCTTGCAGTCCTTGGACGCTCTTCACAAAAACAAGATCATTCACTGTGACCTGAAGCCAGAAAACATTCTCCTGAAACACCACGGGCGCAGTGCAACCAAGGTCATTGACTTTGGGTCCAGCTGTTTCGAGTACCAGAAGCTTTACACATATATCCAGTCTCGTTTCTACAGGGCCCCGGAAATCATCCTGGGATGCCGCTACAGCACGCCAATCGACATATGGAGTTTCGGTTGCATCCTGGCAGAACTTTTGACAGGACAGCCTCTGTTCCCTGGAGAGGACGAAGGAGACCAGTTGGCCTGCATGATGGAGTTGCTAGGGATGCCACCACCAAAACTTCTGGAGCAATCCAAACGGGCCAAGTACTTTATTAACTCCAAGGGCTTGCCTCGATACTGCTCCATGACTACTCAGGCAGATGGGAGGGTTGTGCTTCAGGGGGGTCGCTCTCGCAGGGGTAAAAAGCGAGGCCCCCCAGGCAGCAAAGACTGGGCAACAGCACTGAAAGGGTGTGAAGATTACTTGTTCATAGAGTTTCTGAAAAGATGTCTTCAGTGGGACCCCTCTGCCCGCCTCACCCCAGCTCAAGCATTAAGACATCCTTGGATTAGCAAGTCTGCACCCAGACCTCTCACCATGGACAAGGTGTCAGGGAAACGGATAGTTAATCCTACAACTGCTTTCCAGGGACTGAGTTCCAAGCTGCCTCCGGTCGTTGGAATAGCCAGTAAGCTTAAAGCTAACCTAATGTCCGAAACCAGTGGTAGTATACCTCTGTGCAGTGTATTGCCAAAGCTGATTAGCTAA
- the Dyrk3 gene encoding dual specificity tyrosine-phosphorylation-regulated kinase 3 isoform X4 — protein sequence MKVEQLFQEFGNRRSNTLQSDGISNPEKCSPVSQGKSSESLNTVKSVSLSKTSKVLPLTPEQALKQYKHHLTAYEKLEIISYPEIYFVGPNAKKRQGVIGGPNNGGYDDADGAYIHVPRDHLAYRYEVLKIIGKGSFGQVARVYDHKLRQYVALKMVRNEKRFHRQAAEEIRILEHLKKQDKTGSMNVIHMLESFTFRNHVCMAFELLSIDLYELIKKNKFQGFSVQLVRKFAQSILQSLDALHKNKIIHCDLKPENILLKHHGRSATKVIDFGSSCFEYQKLYTYIQSRFYRAPEIILGCRYSTPIDIWSFGCILAELLTGQPLFPGEDEGDQLACMMELLGMPPPKLLEQSKRAKYFINSKGLPRYCSMTTQADGRVVLQGGRSRRGKKRGPPGSKDWATALKGCEDYLFIEFLKRCLQWDPSARLTPAQALRHPWISKSAPRPLTMDKVSGKRIVNPTTAFQGLSSKLPPVVGIASKLKANLMSETSGSIPLCSVLPKLIS from the coding sequence ATGAAGGTAGAACAGCTGTTTCAAGAATTTGGCAACAGGAGATCCAATACGCTTCAGTCCGATGGCATCAGCAACCCTGAAAAGTGCTCTCCTGTTTCTCAGGGGAAGAGTTCCGAAAGCCTGAACACGGTGAAATCTGTCAGTTTATCCAAAACGTCAAAAGTGCTGCCGCTGACTCCCGAGCAAGCTCTGAAGCAGTACAAACACCACCTCACTGCCTACGAGAAGCTGGAAATCATCAGTTACCCAGAAATCTACTTTGTGGGGCCAAATGCCAAAAAGCGACAAGGAGTTATTGGTGGTCCTAATAACGGGGGATATGATGATGCAGATGGAGCCTATATCCATGTGCCCCGAGACCATCTAGCCTACCGCTATGAGGTGCTGAAAATCATTGGCAAGGGGAGTTTTGGACAGGTTGCCCGTGTCTACGATCACAAACTTCGACAGTACGTGGCCCTCAAAATGGTGCGTAATGAGAAGCGTTTCCATCGCCAGGCAGCCGAGGAGATCCGGATTTTGGAGCATCTTAAAAAGCAAGATAAGACTGGAAGCATGAATGTTATCCACATGCTAGAAAGTTTCACCTTCCGGAACCATGTGTGCATGGCCTTTGAATTGCTAAGCATAGACCTGTATgagctcattaaaaaaaacaaatttcaggGCTTCAGCGTCCAGTTGGTTCGCAAGTTTGCCCAATCCATCTTGCAGTCCTTGGACGCTCTTCACAAAAACAAGATCATTCACTGTGACCTGAAGCCAGAAAACATTCTCCTGAAACACCACGGGCGCAGTGCAACCAAGGTCATTGACTTTGGGTCCAGCTGTTTCGAGTACCAGAAGCTTTACACATATATCCAGTCTCGTTTCTACAGGGCCCCGGAAATCATCCTGGGATGCCGCTACAGCACGCCAATCGACATATGGAGTTTCGGTTGCATCCTGGCAGAACTTTTGACAGGACAGCCTCTGTTCCCTGGAGAGGACGAAGGAGACCAGTTGGCCTGCATGATGGAGTTGCTAGGGATGCCACCACCAAAACTTCTGGAGCAATCCAAACGGGCCAAGTACTTTATTAACTCCAAGGGCTTGCCTCGATACTGCTCCATGACTACTCAGGCAGATGGGAGGGTTGTGCTTCAGGGGGGTCGCTCTCGCAGGGGTAAAAAGCGAGGCCCCCCAGGCAGCAAAGACTGGGCAACAGCACTGAAAGGGTGTGAAGATTACTTGTTCATAGAGTTTCTGAAAAGATGTCTTCAGTGGGACCCCTCTGCCCGCCTCACCCCAGCTCAAGCATTAAGACATCCTTGGATTAGCAAGTCTGCACCCAGACCTCTCACCATGGACAAGGTGTCAGGGAAACGGATAGTTAATCCTACAACTGCTTTCCAGGGACTGAGTTCCAAGCTGCCTCCGGTCGTTGGAATAGCCAGTAAGCTTAAAGCTAACCTAATGTCCGAAACCAGTGGTAGTATACCTCTGTGCAGTGTATTGCCAAAGCTGATTAGCTAA